One part of the Thiothrix nivea DSM 5205 genome encodes these proteins:
- the hslU gene encoding ATP-dependent protease ATPase subunit HslU — translation MPVATMTPREIVQELDKHVIGQDKAKRSVAIALRNRWRRQQLDETLRHEVTPKNILMIGPTGVGKTEIARRLAKLANAPFIKVEATKFTEVGYVGKEVDSIIRDLADMAMKMMREQEVAKVNYRAQEAAAERILDILLPAPRKETPTNEWLSNGDEEPAKPAREDSATRQKFRKKLREGELDDKEIELDVAVGGASVEIMTPPGMEEMASQLQSMFQNIGSNKKRKRKMKIKDALKVLTEEEAHKMVNEEELKQRALFAVEQTGIVFLDEIDKVARSGQTSGADVSREGVQRDLLPLIEGCTVNTKYGMVKTDHILFIASGAFHVSKPSDLIPELQGRLPIRVEMDALSANDFERILTEPNASLTEQYEGLLKTEGVELHFTPDAIRRIAEIAFEVNERTENIGARRLHTVVERLLENVLFDAPDCDNQMTVDAEYVNNTLGELVKDEDLSRYIL, via the coding sequence ATGCCTGTTGCGACCATGACCCCCCGCGAAATCGTCCAGGAGCTGGACAAGCATGTGATTGGTCAGGACAAGGCCAAACGTTCCGTCGCCATTGCCCTGCGCAACCGCTGGCGGCGTCAGCAACTGGATGAAACGCTGCGCCACGAAGTCACCCCGAAAAACATCCTGATGATCGGCCCGACGGGCGTGGGCAAAACCGAAATTGCCCGCCGCCTCGCCAAGCTGGCCAACGCGCCTTTCATCAAGGTGGAAGCCACCAAGTTCACCGAAGTCGGTTACGTGGGCAAGGAAGTTGATTCCATCATCCGCGACCTCGCCGACATGGCAATGAAGATGATGCGCGAACAGGAAGTTGCCAAAGTCAACTACCGCGCCCAGGAAGCGGCTGCAGAGCGCATCCTCGACATCCTGCTGCCTGCCCCGCGCAAGGAAACACCGACCAACGAATGGCTATCCAACGGCGATGAAGAACCCGCCAAGCCTGCGCGTGAAGATTCCGCCACCCGCCAGAAATTCCGCAAGAAGCTGCGCGAGGGCGAGCTGGACGACAAGGAAATTGAGCTGGACGTAGCCGTCGGCGGCGCAAGCGTGGAAATCATGACCCCGCCGGGCATGGAAGAAATGGCCAGCCAGTTGCAAAGCATGTTCCAGAACATCGGTAGCAACAAAAAGCGCAAACGCAAGATGAAGATCAAGGATGCGCTCAAGGTGCTGACCGAGGAAGAAGCACACAAGATGGTCAACGAAGAGGAACTCAAGCAACGCGCCCTGTTCGCGGTCGAGCAAACCGGCATCGTGTTCCTGGACGAAATCGACAAGGTGGCGCGCAGCGGCCAGACTAGCGGTGCGGACGTTTCCCGCGAAGGTGTGCAGCGTGACCTGCTGCCGCTGATTGAAGGCTGTACCGTCAATACCAAATACGGCATGGTCAAGACCGACCACATCCTGTTCATTGCCTCGGGTGCGTTCCACGTTTCCAAACCCTCCGATTTAATACCGGAATTACAAGGTCGGCTACCCATTCGTGTAGAAATGGACGCCCTCAGCGCCAACGACTTCGAGCGCATCCTCACCGAGCCGAATGCATCCCTGACTGAGCAGTACGAAGGCTTGCTGAAAACCGAGGGCGTGGAACTGCATTTCACGCCGGATGCGATCCGCCGCATCGCTGAAATTGCTTTCGAGGTCAACGAACGCACCGAAAACATCGGCGCGCGCCGCCTGCATACCGTGGTCGAGCGCCTGCTGGAAAACGTGCTGTTCGACGCGCCGGATTGCGACAACCAGATGACGGTTGATGCTGAATACGTCAACAACACCCTTGGCGAACTGGTCAAGGATGAAGACCTGAGCCGTTACATCCTGTAG
- the hisI gene encoding phosphoribosyl-AMP cyclohydrolase, whose translation MTALAEALDSLKYNADGLIPAIAQQYDSNEVLMMAWMNRASIEETLQTGRVCYWSRSRNKFWRKGESSGQVQALKEFRYDCDADTILLLVDQLGPACHTGRRSCFYNKVKGDQVIIDREVLIDPKTLYA comes from the coding sequence ATGACTGCGCTTGCCGAAGCCCTCGATTCCCTCAAATACAATGCCGACGGTCTGATTCCCGCCATTGCCCAGCAATATGACAGCAATGAAGTGCTGATGATGGCATGGATGAACCGCGCCAGTATTGAAGAAACGTTACAAACCGGGCGTGTCTGCTATTGGTCTCGCTCACGCAATAAATTCTGGCGCAAGGGCGAATCCTCCGGCCAGGTGCAGGCGTTGAAGGAATTCCGCTACGACTGCGACGCCGACACCATCCTGCTGCTGGTCGACCAGCTTGGGCCTGCCTGCCATACCGGGCGGCGTTCCTGCTTTTACAACAAAGTGAAGGGCGATCAGGTCATCATTGACCGCGAAGTGCTTATCGACCCCAAAACGCTCTACGCCTAG
- a CDS encoding LysR family transcriptional regulator, which translates to MRESDYLALDGHSMHIFLTVLEQGSVASAADKLGITRTVVGNSLTKLRSVFQDPLFVRTGGNEIVATARAESLAERMRLVLSEMRELTTEQAFKPQRASLHFTVGTNDLQRDLVLPELYRQVASEAKEFSLRTIISEYPSLELLRTGKADLLLSPIAPEGPDILYKRLFIDQPRCFYDASARPQPRTLADFRQARYIGLNLLEGGRSSPLAAPISRELEQQVAIRVPNFSDMASFMRGSDLLALAPGMLRLGALSSFASIKPPFSLPSIFMFMLWHKRHQGDPAHQWVRAQLELAVVNVMQQGKSDKT; encoded by the coding sequence ATGAGAGAAAGTGATTATCTGGCGTTAGATGGCCATTCCATGCACATATTCCTGACCGTACTGGAGCAGGGTTCCGTCGCCAGTGCTGCCGACAAACTCGGCATCACCAGGACGGTGGTAGGCAACAGCCTGACCAAGCTGCGCTCGGTGTTTCAGGATCCGCTGTTTGTGCGCACTGGCGGCAATGAAATTGTCGCCACTGCCCGTGCCGAAAGCCTGGCCGAGAGGATGCGCCTGGTATTGTCGGAAATGCGCGAGCTGACCACCGAACAGGCTTTCAAGCCGCAGCGGGCTTCCCTGCATTTCACGGTGGGGACTAACGACCTCCAGCGCGACTTGGTGTTGCCGGAACTGTACCGGCAGGTGGCCAGCGAAGCCAAGGAATTTTCCCTACGCACCATCATTTCCGAATACCCGTCACTGGAACTGCTGCGTACCGGCAAGGCCGACCTGCTGCTTTCGCCGATTGCGCCGGAAGGGCCTGACATCCTCTACAAGCGCCTATTCATCGACCAGCCGCGCTGCTTCTATGATGCCAGCGCCCGCCCGCAGCCACGCACCCTGGCGGATTTCCGGCAAGCACGCTACATCGGCCTGAACCTGTTGGAAGGTGGGCGCTCTTCACCACTGGCCGCGCCCATTTCCCGCGAGCTGGAACAGCAGGTTGCCATCCGCGTGCCCAACTTTTCCGACATGGCCAGTTTCATGCGTGGCAGTGATTTGCTGGCGCTGGCTCCCGGCATGTTGCGGCTGGGCGCGTTGTCGTCGTTCGCCTCCATCAAGCCGCCTTTCAGCCTGCCTTCCATCTTCATGTTCATGCTATGGCACAAGCGTCATCAGGGCGACCCAGCCCATCAGTGGGTGCGCGCCCAACTGGAACTGGCCGTCGTCAATGTCATGCAGCAGGGCAAATCAGACAAAACCTGA
- a CDS encoding gamma-butyrobetaine hydroxylase-like domain-containing protein, translated as MTPIDITLNQKTRELLITWPGDEVHALSCEYLRVNSPSAEVRGHGPGQEKLQIGKEDVNIKGIEPVGHYAVQLTFDDNHDSGIYDWNLLYDLGKNMEQYWAEYLAKLEAAGYQRKAPGQVI; from the coding sequence ATGACACCGATTGACATTACCCTGAACCAGAAAACCCGCGAACTGCTGATCACCTGGCCGGGCGACGAAGTACATGCACTGAGCTGCGAATACCTGCGGGTCAATTCCCCCTCCGCCGAGGTACGCGGCCACGGGCCGGGGCAGGAAAAGCTGCAAATCGGCAAGGAAGACGTGAACATCAAGGGCATTGAGCCGGTTGGGCATTACGCCGTCCAGCTCACCTTTGACGACAACCACGATAGCGGCATCTACGACTGGAACCTGCTCTACGACCTGGGCAAGAATATGGAGCAGTATTGGGCGGAATACTTGGCCAAGCTGGAAGCGGCTGGCTACCAACGCAAAGCACCGGGGCAGGTGATTTAA
- a CDS encoding class I SAM-dependent rRNA methyltransferase: protein MVSGQVILKHGRDRNVRARHPWVFSGAVDKLKGKPQSGATVEVRAANGDLLGLGAWSPASQIQVRLWTFAETSIDHGFFVRCIRQALAYRQQLGIPARNSAYRLINAESDGLPGVVVDVFGDWLVMQALTAGAEYWKHTLADALLEVIPAQGVYERSDVDVRKKEGLETTTGSLKGATPPAHIDIVEEGRHYRVDVLNGHKTGFYLDQRDNRSVLQQYAAGKTVLNCFSYTGGFSIAALHGDAAQATNIDASQPALDIAAQAAALNGFQPSQLENICGDVFKLLREYRNENRQFDIVVLDPPKFADNRKQLEKAARGYKDINLLGFKLLKPGGLLFTFSCSGLMESSLFQKIVADAAVDAGCDARILRKLDQATDHPTRLAFPEGYYLKGLVCQK from the coding sequence GTGGTAAGTGGTCAGGTCATCCTCAAGCACGGGCGCGACCGCAATGTCCGCGCCCGCCACCCGTGGGTGTTTTCCGGCGCGGTCGATAAGCTGAAAGGCAAACCACAATCCGGCGCAACGGTCGAAGTGCGCGCCGCCAACGGCGACTTGCTGGGCTTGGGCGCATGGTCGCCCGCCTCGCAAATCCAGGTACGCCTGTGGACATTCGCGGAAACCAGCATCGACCACGGCTTTTTCGTCCGCTGCATCCGGCAGGCGTTAGCCTACCGCCAGCAGCTTGGCATCCCGGCGCGCAATTCCGCCTACCGCCTGATCAATGCCGAATCCGACGGCCTGCCCGGCGTGGTGGTGGATGTATTCGGCGACTGGCTGGTGATGCAAGCCCTGACCGCCGGAGCCGAATACTGGAAACACACCCTGGCCGACGCCCTGCTGGAAGTGATCCCGGCCCAAGGCGTATACGAACGTTCCGACGTGGACGTGCGCAAAAAGGAAGGGCTGGAAACCACCACCGGCAGCCTCAAAGGCGCAACCCCGCCTGCGCACATCGACATCGTGGAAGAAGGCCGCCACTACCGCGTGGACGTGCTCAATGGCCACAAGACCGGTTTTTACCTCGACCAGCGCGACAACCGCAGCGTGTTGCAGCAATATGCTGCGGGCAAAACCGTGCTGAACTGCTTTTCCTACACCGGTGGTTTTTCCATCGCAGCCCTGCACGGTGACGCAGCGCAAGCTACCAACATCGACGCCTCCCAGCCCGCGCTTGATATTGCCGCGCAAGCCGCCGCCCTCAACGGTTTCCAGCCCAGCCAGCTTGAAAACATCTGCGGCGATGTGTTCAAGCTGCTGCGCGAATACCGCAACGAAAACCGCCAGTTCGACATCGTGGTGCTCGACCCACCCAAATTCGCCGACAACCGCAAGCAACTGGAAAAGGCCGCGCGCGGCTACAAGGACATCAACCTGCTCGGTTTCAAACTGCTCAAACCCGGTGGATTGCTGTTCACATTTTCCTGTTCGGGCTTGATGGAAAGCAGCCTGTTCCAGAAAATTGTCGCCGACGCCGCCGTGGATGCGGGTTGTGACGCCCGCATCCTGCGCAAGCTGGATCAGGCCACTGATCACCCCACCCGGCTGGCATTCCCCGAAGGCTATTACCTGAAAGGATTGGTATGTCAGAAATAG
- a CDS encoding SDR family oxidoreductase: MPTLLITGANRGLGLELARRYATDGWDVLACCRSPENARELNQLAAASGGKVSVHLLDVANNTQRQSLAAQFKGRPIDILFNNAGISGNWGTQSFGQCQSDEWLEVLRTNVIAPTLMMQDFAANVAMSDRKIIANMSSKMGSIADNTSGSSYVYRSSKAALNMVSMSAARDLARQGITVVALHPGWVRTDMGGPNGELSVEESVTALKRNLTNVTVADSGRFIDIDGSTIPW, from the coding sequence ATGCCCACCCTCCTGATTACCGGTGCCAACCGTGGCCTTGGCCTGGAACTCGCCCGCCGGTATGCCACCGACGGCTGGGATGTACTGGCCTGTTGCCGCTCCCCCGAAAATGCCCGCGAACTCAACCAACTAGCGGCAGCTTCCGGCGGCAAGGTCAGCGTCCACCTGCTGGATGTCGCTAACAACACCCAGCGCCAGTCACTCGCCGCCCAGTTCAAAGGCAGACCCATCGACATCCTGTTCAACAACGCAGGCATTTCCGGCAACTGGGGTACGCAAAGTTTCGGCCAGTGCCAATCCGACGAATGGCTGGAGGTATTGCGCACCAACGTCATTGCCCCGACGTTGATGATGCAGGATTTCGCCGCCAACGTAGCCATGAGCGACCGCAAGATCATCGCTAACATGAGCAGCAAGATGGGCAGCATCGCCGACAACACCTCCGGCAGCAGCTATGTGTACCGCTCCAGCAAGGCCGCGCTCAACATGGTCAGCATGAGCGCCGCCCGCGACCTGGCACGCCAGGGGATTACGGTAGTCGCCCTGCACCCCGGCTGGGTACGCACCGACATGGGCGGCCCCAACGGCGAGCTTTCCGTGGAAGAATCCGTTACCGCCCTGAAGCGCAACCTGACCAATGTTACCGTGGCGGATTCAGGCCGTTTCATTGACATCGACGGCAGCACCATCCCGTGGTAA
- a CDS encoding endonuclease — MNTPDRFTTLLQTTEQRYTQRFSERARKAKLAPKRVLGNNDLIPVLFLHQGLAAARAVARIHIRSADDALLGYGTGFLVSPRLLLTNNHVLASAADASNSLAEFNFELGKNGSMETSASFALDPDSLFLTDEALDYTLVALRPDPALAAYGWLPLPDTPAKPLLGEWLNIIQHPNGEPKQLALRENQVVDELEQFLHYRTDTAPGSSGSPVCNDRWEVVALHHSGVPQRDAEGRILNTDGQVWNPAMGEQRIAWKANEGVRISQIATHIQAQALTPAQQELCAGLFVAPTPTAPETANSDLQDALDALVNANEREYYNAGTDQAAAEDYYRDIQTDAQPAELFTQLSELLRATHTETFAYKPSKHVYPWVDLHPDLKIRSIYSSKGFEPEELIHEDFRIDQQRSARLRDMLLHEASLGRERLELELDLLEATLPYNCEHVVPQSWFQKKEPMRGDLHHLFACESGCNSFRGNTPYYDFPDFEEALRDACGKRDADKFEPGNGKGAVARAALYFLLRYPGMVGDEEREMQRERLPILLVWHNSFPPDEYEHHRNAAIFDMQHNRNPLIDHPEWAERIDFGQGMS, encoded by the coding sequence ATGAACACGCCCGATCGCTTCACTACCCTCCTGCAAACCACCGAGCAACGCTACACCCAACGCTTCAGCGAACGCGCCCGCAAGGCCAAACTGGCTCCCAAACGGGTACTAGGGAATAACGACCTGATCCCCGTCCTGTTCCTACATCAGGGGCTGGCCGCCGCCCGCGCGGTGGCACGTATCCACATCCGCTCGGCAGATGACGCCCTGCTGGGTTATGGAACCGGTTTCCTGGTGTCACCGCGTTTGCTGCTGACAAATAACCATGTGCTGGCCAGCGCCGCCGACGCCAGCAACAGCCTGGCCGAATTTAATTTCGAGCTGGGCAAAAATGGCAGCATGGAAACCAGCGCCAGTTTCGCGCTCGACCCAGACAGCCTGTTCCTGACCGACGAAGCGCTGGACTACACCCTGGTGGCGTTGCGCCCCGACCCCGCGCTTGCCGCTTACGGCTGGTTACCCCTGCCTGACACTCCCGCCAAACCCTTGCTGGGCGAATGGCTTAACATCATCCAGCACCCCAATGGTGAACCCAAACAGCTGGCCTTGCGGGAAAATCAGGTGGTCGACGAACTGGAACAGTTCCTGCACTACCGCACCGACACCGCACCCGGCTCCTCCGGCTCACCAGTATGCAACGACCGCTGGGAAGTGGTGGCGCTGCACCATTCCGGCGTGCCACAACGCGACGCGGAAGGCCGCATCCTCAACACGGATGGGCAGGTATGGAACCCAGCCATGGGCGAACAACGCATCGCTTGGAAAGCCAACGAAGGTGTGCGCATCAGCCAGATTGCCACCCATATCCAAGCGCAAGCCCTCACGCCAGCCCAGCAGGAACTGTGCGCCGGGCTGTTCGTCGCCCCTACACCCACTGCCCCGGAAACAGCCAACTCTGACTTGCAGGATGCGCTTGATGCCCTGGTGAACGCCAACGAACGTGAATACTACAACGCCGGTACCGACCAGGCAGCAGCGGAAGATTATTACCGCGACATCCAGACTGATGCCCAGCCTGCCGAACTGTTCACCCAACTCAGCGAACTGCTCCGCGCCACCCACACCGAAACGTTTGCCTACAAACCCAGCAAGCACGTTTACCCGTGGGTGGATTTGCACCCCGACCTGAAGATCCGCAGCATCTATTCCAGCAAGGGCTTCGAGCCTGAAGAACTGATCCACGAAGATTTCCGCATCGACCAGCAACGCAGCGCACGCTTACGTGACATGCTGCTACATGAAGCCAGCCTGGGCCGGGAACGTCTGGAGCTGGAACTTGACCTGCTGGAAGCCACCCTGCCCTACAACTGCGAACATGTCGTGCCGCAATCCTGGTTCCAGAAAAAGGAACCGATGCGCGGCGACTTGCACCACCTGTTCGCCTGTGAAAGCGGCTGCAACAGTTTTCGCGGCAACACCCCGTATTACGACTTCCCCGATTTCGAGGAAGCCTTGCGGGACGCCTGCGGCAAGCGCGACGCAGACAAGTTCGAGCCGGGCAACGGCAAGGGGGCAGTAGCGCGCGCCGCCCTGTATTTCCTGCTGCGCTACCCCGGTATGGTGGGTGATGAGGAACGGGAAATGCAACGGGAACGCCTGCCCATCCTGTTAGTCTGGCACAACAGCTTCCCGCCGGATGAATACGAGCACCACCGCAACGCTGCCATTTTCGACATGCAGCATAACCGCAACCCGCTGATCGACCACCCCGAATGGGCGGAGAGGATTGATTTCGGGCAAGGCATGTCCTGA
- a CDS encoding YncE family protein, with amino-acid sequence MTISKLIPALMVSSILVACGGGSGASLGGLTNTNTGGSSTGTGSSATDGSSTGTGAGTGGSTDTGVDGGGDTGTGGVSSNALLLARNVVDAEYSDALERLVTVSSSPDNALNIIDPTGGEQQAIPLSLVPTSLGLSPDGNKAVVGHDGGVTYINLQTASVVDFYDTIGFKVSDIVLDDAGVAYVTPFSDAQGGNLQSIDLKTGQVKPSPTTIMLGGAYLKLAPSLKAVYTLDGNVSPVDLEKIDVSVSPPAGLYDSPYHGDYDMGGYSGNGMWLSEDDAYILTAGETLFRTAATQDQDMLYQRSLADNDGDYTTNLVHADHSREAGKFVVILDKGIIGTGSDYRIKTYTQPFLNLEDEQKVSELSPTSSTDAVTPQFVFFNSDGSKRYAVLKQGAASYLVTF; translated from the coding sequence ATGACCATAAGCAAACTTATTCCTGCCCTGATGGTGTCCAGTATTCTGGTGGCCTGCGGGGGTGGGTCGGGCGCTTCCCTCGGTGGCCTGACGAATACCAATACAGGCGGTTCTTCAACCGGAACAGGTTCCAGCGCTACGGACGGTTCTTCCACCGGAACAGGTGCTGGCACGGGCGGTTCCACCGATACCGGGGTTGATGGCGGCGGCGATACCGGCACTGGCGGTGTAAGCAGCAATGCCTTGCTGCTGGCACGCAATGTGGTGGATGCCGAGTACAGCGATGCGCTGGAGCGTCTGGTGACGGTCAGTTCCTCACCGGATAACGCGCTGAATATCATTGACCCGACCGGCGGTGAGCAGCAGGCCATCCCCTTGAGCCTGGTTCCCACCAGCCTTGGGCTTAGCCCGGATGGTAACAAAGCGGTGGTCGGGCATGACGGCGGCGTTACCTATATCAACCTGCAAACAGCCAGCGTAGTGGATTTTTATGATACCATTGGTTTCAAGGTATCCGATATTGTGCTGGACGATGCTGGCGTGGCGTATGTGACGCCTTTCAGCGACGCGCAGGGCGGAAACCTGCAAAGCATTGACCTGAAAACGGGTCAGGTTAAGCCAAGCCCGACTACCATCATGCTGGGCGGCGCGTATCTGAAACTTGCCCCCAGCCTGAAGGCGGTTTACACCCTGGATGGGAATGTCTCGCCGGTTGACCTGGAAAAAATCGACGTTTCCGTCAGCCCGCCTGCCGGTTTGTATGATTCCCCTTACCATGGGGATTACGACATGGGCGGTTATTCTGGCAATGGCATGTGGTTGAGCGAAGATGACGCTTACATCCTGACGGCGGGCGAAACCCTGTTCCGCACGGCAGCTACCCAGGATCAGGACATGCTCTACCAGCGCAGCCTGGCGGACAATGATGGTGATTACACCACCAACCTGGTTCATGCTGACCATTCACGGGAGGCGGGGAAATTTGTGGTCATCCTCGATAAGGGGATCATCGGGACAGGCTCCGATTACCGGATCAAAACCTACACCCAGCCATTCCTTAACCTTGAGGATGAACAGAAGGTCAGTGAACTTTCCCCCACCAGCAGCACCGATGCGGTCACGCCCCAGTTCGTGTTTTTCAACAGTGATGGGAGCAAACGCTACGCGGTGTTGAAGCAGGGGGCTGCAAGCTATCTGGTAACATTCTGA
- a CDS encoding type II toxin-antitoxin system PemK/MazF family toxin has product MVIKQGEIYWVELGEPTGSEPGYRHPHIVLQNDVFNASMINTVVVCSLTSNLKRTQSPGNVLLKKGEANLTKASVVNISQIYTINKHELTEKIGKVSVERMQEVIAGVKLLIERKIL; this is encoded by the coding sequence ATGGTAATCAAACAGGGAGAAATTTACTGGGTTGAGCTTGGGGAACCGACCGGATCAGAGCCAGGATACCGACACCCGCATATTGTGCTGCAAAATGATGTTTTCAACGCCAGCATGATCAACACTGTGGTCGTTTGCTCACTGACATCTAACCTTAAGCGTACCCAATCGCCCGGCAATGTTTTACTGAAAAAGGGCGAGGCAAACCTGACAAAAGCCAGCGTTGTAAACATTTCCCAGATTTACACGATTAACAAACATGAGCTGACCGAAAAAATCGGCAAAGTGTCAGTTGAGCGTATGCAGGAAGTCATTGCGGGAGTGAAACTCCTGATCGAAAGGAAAATACTCTAA
- the hslV gene encoding ATP-dependent protease subunit HslV, with amino-acid sequence MEQYRGTTILSVRRDGKVVVGGDGQVTLGNTMLKGNARKVRRLYNDKVLAGFAGGTADAFTLFERFESKLQAHNGNLTRAAVELAKDWRTDRMLRRLEALLIVADATASLLITGNGDVVEQENDLIAIGSGGSFALAGARALLENTELSAREIVEKGLHIAADICIYSNHNLTIEEL; translated from the coding sequence ATGGAACAATACCGGGGAACCACCATACTCAGCGTGCGCCGCGACGGGAAAGTCGTGGTCGGTGGTGACGGACAGGTCACGCTAGGCAACACCATGCTGAAAGGCAATGCCCGCAAGGTGCGACGCCTCTACAACGACAAGGTACTGGCCGGTTTCGCAGGCGGCACTGCCGACGCCTTCACCCTGTTTGAGCGCTTTGAAAGCAAGTTGCAGGCACATAACGGCAACCTGACCCGCGCGGCGGTGGAACTCGCCAAAGACTGGCGTACCGACCGCATGTTGCGCCGCCTCGAAGCGCTACTGATCGTGGCCGACGCCACTGCTTCCCTGCTGATCACGGGTAATGGTGATGTGGTGGAACAGGAAAACGACCTGATCGCCATCGGTTCCGGCGGTTCCTTCGCCTTAGCTGGCGCGCGCGCCCTGCTGGAAAACACCGAGCTTTCCGCCCGCGAAATCGTCGAAAAAGGGCTGCACATCGCCGCCGACATCTGCATTTACAGCAACCACAACCTGACCATCGAGGAACTCTGA